In Armatimonadota bacterium, the following are encoded in one genomic region:
- a CDS encoding flagellar FlbD family protein, whose translation MIAVKLINGTEIILNSDLIEFIEATPDTVISLSNGKKLIVKESVSEVVEKIINFRKQIGITIKGLKVAKSSCVDED comes from the coding sequence ATGATTGCTGTGAAGCTAATAAACGGCACGGAAATAATATTGAACTCTGATCTTATAGAGTTCATAGAAGCAACGCCGGATACGGTAATCTCGCTTTCGAACGGAAAAAAACTTATCGTTAAAGAATCCGTGTCTGAAGTTGTTGAAAAAATTATAAATTTTCGAAAGCAGATTGGCATTACCATTAAGGGATTAAAGGTTGCCAAATCTTCGTGCGTTGATGAGGACTAA
- a CDS encoding flagellar motor protein codes for MDIATVVGLILAWGAILTALIMEGGKVTDLINPSAFVLVALGTAGATTISFSMKHILSLPGVIRNAFFSKETDMREIINTMVEFARLARREGILVLEQEAMNLDNKFLQMGIQLVVDGTPSEMVREILETEIASLEERHKVGESIFSTMGGFSPTLGIIGTVMGLIHMLASLDEPGRMGPAIAAAFIATLYGVSFANLIFLPIGSKLKVRTAEEVTTYEMMIEGILSIQAGDNPRMVEAKMMAYLPPKLRQNVTTHAASQE; via the coding sequence ATGGATATTGCTACCGTAGTTGGTTTAATTCTCGCATGGGGAGCAATACTAACCGCATTGATAATGGAGGGTGGTAAGGTTACAGACCTTATCAACCCTTCTGCGTTTGTTTTAGTTGCCTTGGGTACAGCGGGTGCAACTACAATCTCGTTTTCGATGAAGCATATTCTAAGTTTGCCAGGTGTTATTCGCAACGCATTTTTCAGCAAAGAGACTGACATGCGGGAGATTATCAATACCATGGTTGAATTTGCCCGTTTGGCGCGCCGTGAAGGCATACTTGTTCTCGAGCAAGAAGCCATGAACCTTGATAACAAGTTTTTGCAAATGGGCATTCAGCTTGTAGTTGATGGCACGCCATCGGAGATGGTTCGGGAAATTCTAGAGACCGAAATAGCTTCACTTGAGGAGCGGCACAAGGTTGGTGAGAGCATTTTCTCCACTATGGGTGGATTTTCACCTACCCTTGGCATTATTGGTACGGTCATGGGTCTTATTCACATGCTCGCCAGTTTAGACGAGCCAGGAAGAATGGGACCCGCAATCGCTGCTGCATTCATTGCAACTTTATATGGTGTTTCATTTGCAAATTTAATCTTTCTTCCTATTGGTTCGAAGCTTAAGGTGCGGACGGCCGAAGAGGTTACTACTTATGAGATGATGATTGAAGGCATTTTGTCAATTCAAGCGGGCGATAATCCGAGAATGGTAGAAGCAAAAATGATGGCTTACCTCCCACCTAAGCTCAGGCAGAACGTGACCACACATGCAGCAAGTCAGGAGTAA
- a CDS encoding flagellar motor protein MotB, which yields MERRRKSSGGESGGGGHDGGGTLRWLLTYADMITLLMAFFIMLYSMSILNLNKFRQVAISIRSGFGGFVEGQGKSILGTSGQFSVKPSPIIGESVGVPWKVVKKIQRFVQEEDLGKSVRLRADERGLIVSLATDEIMFAKGSAELSPKAKEIIGVVADVLKDIPNSIRVEGHACNLPVSSAKYPSNWELSTARATTVVRYLIEVLGFPADRLSAAGYADTKPIAPNNCEANRALNRRVDIVVLNSEWEQPREESNEHRKREIGKVADSNNNRGGAGIGSRSRGVHVH from the coding sequence ATGGAGCGTCGTCGTAAATCATCTGGAGGAGAAAGTGGCGGGGGCGGCCATGACGGAGGCGGCACTCTCCGTTGGTTGCTTACCTATGCAGATATGATTACGTTGTTAATGGCTTTCTTTATTATGCTCTATTCGATGTCAATTTTGAATTTGAATAAGTTTCGCCAGGTAGCTATCTCAATTAGAAGTGGTTTCGGTGGGTTTGTGGAAGGACAAGGCAAGTCTATTCTTGGGACAAGCGGACAATTTAGCGTGAAGCCAAGCCCAATAATAGGAGAAAGTGTGGGCGTGCCTTGGAAAGTAGTAAAGAAAATCCAACGGTTTGTGCAAGAAGAAGACTTAGGCAAGTCAGTTAGATTGCGCGCAGATGAGAGAGGGCTCATTGTTAGCTTAGCTACCGATGAGATTATGTTTGCCAAGGGAAGTGCAGAGTTGTCACCCAAGGCAAAGGAAATAATTGGGGTTGTCGCTGATGTCCTTAAAGACATACCAAACTCAATTCGTGTCGAAGGGCATGCCTGTAACTTGCCTGTCTCATCAGCAAAATATCCATCAAATTGGGAGCTTTCTACGGCACGTGCTACGACTGTTGTTCGATACCTAATCGAAGTGCTTGGTTTTCCGGCAGACAGGCTTTCGGCGGCTGGTTATGCTGATACTAAGCCTATTGCGCCCAATAATTGTGAGGCAAACCGCGCGCTAAATAGGCGTGTGGATATAGTAGTGCTAAATTCCGAATGGGAACAGCCAAGGGAGGAGTCCAATGAGCATCGTAAACGAGAAATCGGGAAGGTTGCAGATAGCAATAATAATCGCGGTGGTGCTGGCATTGGTTCTAGGAGCAGGGGCGTTCACGTTCACTAA
- a CDS encoding flagellar basal body-associated FliL family protein, producing MVLGAGAFTFTKIIKKPSGKAAQAKPVELSEWKLPEFIVNLADTDEPRYLKVDLVLEVEGKCNKGEEGGNAEEAKARDAIISVLSRKHFSELLTESGKKSLKSELKNALNSRLKDIEVVNIYFTSFAMQ from the coding sequence TTGGTTCTAGGAGCAGGGGCGTTCACGTTCACTAAAATAATTAAAAAACCAAGTGGTAAGGCAGCTCAAGCGAAACCAGTAGAGCTTTCCGAATGGAAATTGCCTGAATTTATAGTGAATCTAGCAGACACCGACGAGCCACGCTACCTTAAAGTCGACTTGGTGCTTGAGGTTGAAGGAAAGTGCAACAAAGGCGAGGAGGGTGGCAATGCTGAGGAGGCAAAGGCTAGGGATGCCATCATATCCGTGTTGTCTCGAAAACATTTTTCAGAGTTACTGACAGAATCAGGCAAGAAAAGCCTCAAATCAGAACTCAAGAATGCCCTCAATTCCAGATTAAAAGATATTGAAGTAGTAAACATTTACTTTACTTCTTTTGCGATGCAATAG
- a CDS encoding FliM/FliN family flagellar motor switch protein yields the protein MKKRFVKKETDICSGAMSKSSEGAVGTPEVRPYDFVHPDKLSKSNLRALRLVFSGLERPWTATISTKLRTETQASLLFFEQMPFSKYAESVPENTVFFTIVMPPLRGYAIVDISPEFALRLIDRLAGGKGEMLQQVRGLTEIERRITGRFLSSLMPGFIDAWKPVTSVEAVISESFSSVEDIEIEPQELVLVVGMALNSALGEHQIKIVLPVSSLDPVLKLLDPQRWLKSETSDKSTPAQTLAILLNDIPISASVQLGRAQVSVQDVLNMEVGDVVRLDSKVNDPLLVRIGDEVRFLARPGLVGKRISVQVIDKIEQGTEKCAISES from the coding sequence ATGAAGAAACGGTTTGTGAAAAAAGAGACGGATATCTGCTCAGGGGCTATGAGCAAGTCAAGCGAAGGTGCTGTTGGAACGCCGGAGGTGCGACCATATGACTTTGTGCACCCTGATAAGCTTTCAAAGTCAAACCTTCGAGCTCTTAGGCTCGTGTTCTCAGGTTTAGAGCGCCCATGGACAGCAACTATTTCGACAAAGCTTAGAACAGAGACCCAAGCAAGCCTATTGTTCTTTGAGCAGATGCCGTTCAGTAAATATGCAGAGTCTGTACCAGAAAACACTGTTTTCTTCACTATTGTAATGCCGCCGCTCCGCGGATATGCGATTGTCGACATCTCTCCAGAGTTTGCATTGAGGTTGATCGACCGACTAGCGGGCGGCAAGGGTGAAATGCTACAGCAAGTCAGGGGACTAACTGAAATTGAACGGCGAATTACTGGACGTTTTCTTAGCAGTCTAATGCCAGGTTTTATTGATGCTTGGAAGCCTGTAACTAGCGTGGAAGCCGTCATTTCAGAATCTTTCTCGTCGGTGGAAGATATTGAAATTGAACCACAGGAATTAGTGTTGGTTGTGGGTATGGCGTTGAATTCCGCTTTGGGTGAACATCAAATTAAAATTGTCTTGCCAGTTAGCTCTCTTGACCCTGTGCTTAAGTTATTAGACCCACAGAGGTGGTTAAAGAGCGAAACGTCGGATAAGTCAACTCCTGCGCAAACCCTAGCTATTTTGCTTAATGATATTCCCATATCCGCATCTGTTCAATTGGGTCGGGCACAAGTCAGTGTTCAGGATGTATTAAATATGGAAGTAGGAGATGTAGTAAGGCTTGATAGCAAGGTAAATGATCCGCTCTTAGTTCGAATCGGGGATGAGGTAAGGTTCCTTGCGAGGCCTGGTCTTGTCGGCAAGCGTATATCAGTTCAGGTTATTGATAAGATTGAGCAAGGCACGGAGAAATGTGCTATTTCAGAATCATAA
- the fliN gene encoding flagellar motor switch protein FliN — MSQQEERAQKSEEVEQPAMEEVIHANKSIESPKVELSVVEGNAEEETSSGSSVRSVRFGQISPTASVGDQSSIDLILDVSLDLSVELGRTSIPVRDVLQLGPGSVIELDKLAGEPVDIMVNGKLIARGEVVVVDENFGVRVTEIASCSERLLKAA, encoded by the coding sequence ATGAGCCAGCAAGAAGAAAGAGCCCAAAAAAGCGAAGAAGTTGAACAGCCAGCTATGGAAGAGGTAATTCATGCTAATAAATCAATTGAATCACCGAAGGTTGAGTTATCCGTAGTAGAAGGAAATGCTGAGGAGGAAACCTCTTCGGGTAGTTCGGTAAGGTCGGTACGTTTTGGCCAAATTTCGCCGACTGCGAGTGTAGGCGATCAGAGTTCAATAGACCTTATACTTGATGTCAGTTTAGATTTAAGCGTGGAGCTTGGGCGAACTAGCATCCCTGTGCGTGATGTTCTTCAGCTTGGCCCAGGTTCGGTAATCGAACTTGACAAGTTAGCGGGAGAGCCGGTCGATATCATGGTAAACGGCAAGCTGATTGCAAGGGGCGAGGTTGTTGTCGTTGATGAAAACTTTGGTGTTCGAGTAACGGAAATTGCAAGTTGCTCGGAGCGATTGCTCAAGGCTGCGTAG
- a CDS encoding flagellar biosynthetic protein FliO, whose product MKTLLVVKCLLYVLMIVCFCGCVLSAGAAESQGINDSGAALTTAIDTQADSATTDNLDSLDKSSQETPEIIPIIPEDKKTTPAVSVSEVTEPRKAKEESRRSKSVRRAQTYPARVAVQINDSQTSKKPEPSPYVIEKKRPDKIALLSNYQRTSREPAKKETSTIAVVFSMVLKLSLVLGLAYFTILLLKWVSSRRDLLPNNHDLKMVASAKLSANSTLHIVNVRGKSLLIGCGGGQVSLLCDLGDVSEEGMSQPSGLFVEYLEKYSKEEAQNGPAGRIAGLLRDCTSYLRERSHIFAKASGRGVNDEG is encoded by the coding sequence ATGAAAACTCTGCTTGTTGTGAAGTGCCTGTTATATGTACTGATGATTGTGTGTTTTTGTGGATGTGTGCTTTCTGCAGGTGCGGCAGAAAGCCAAGGAATAAATGATAGTGGGGCGGCATTGACAACAGCAATTGATACCCAGGCAGATAGCGCGACCACAGATAACTTGGATTCATTGGATAAATCGTCTCAGGAAACGCCGGAAATCATCCCAATAATTCCAGAAGATAAGAAAACTACACCAGCAGTTTCTGTCAGCGAGGTAACCGAACCTAGAAAAGCAAAAGAAGAAAGCAGGCGAAGCAAGTCTGTCCGGCGCGCGCAAACGTACCCAGCAAGAGTGGCAGTGCAAATCAATGACTCGCAAACTTCGAAAAAGCCAGAGCCTTCACCGTATGTTATTGAAAAGAAGCGCCCAGATAAGATAGCACTCCTTTCAAATTACCAAAGAACTAGTCGAGAGCCTGCCAAGAAGGAAACTTCTACCATTGCTGTTGTTTTCTCCATGGTACTCAAGCTCTCTCTAGTTTTAGGGCTTGCATATTTTACGATTTTGCTATTGAAATGGGTTTCATCGCGAAGAGACTTGTTGCCTAATAACCATGATTTAAAGATGGTTGCATCAGCTAAACTTTCAGCAAACAGTACCCTTCACATTGTTAATGTAAGAGGGAAAAGCCTTTTAATCGGGTGCGGTGGAGGCCAAGTGAGTCTTCTATGTGATCTGGGGGACGTATCTGAAGAAGGAATGTCTCAACCCAGCGGTCTTTTTGTGGAGTATCTTGAGAAATACTCGAAGGAAGAAGCGCAAAACGGTCCTGCTGGGCGAATTGCTGGCCTCCTGCGGGACTGCACTTCATATCTGCGCGAGCGTAGTCATATCTTTGCCAAAGCATCAGGTAGAGGTGTGAATGATGAAGGCTAA
- the fliP gene encoding flagellar type III secretion system pore protein FliP (The bacterial flagellar biogenesis protein FliP forms a type III secretion system (T3SS)-type pore required for flagellar assembly.), whose translation MMKAKILTAGYALFGFFGIAAAEPVIPKLNIGIEAANSPQDVSVSLQILLILTVLSLAPAMLIMLTSFTRIVIVLSFTRSALGTAQVPPNSVLIGLALFLTFFTMAPIFININDVALQPYLHREISFDEALDRASSPIRDFMFAQVREKDIALFVNLARIEQPNSESDVPMYVLIPAFLISELYKAFSIGFMIFIPFLVIDMVIAVTLMSMGMMMLPPVVISLPFKILLFVLVDGWHLIAQSLTMSFH comes from the coding sequence ATGATGAAGGCTAAAATTTTGACGGCAGGGTATGCGCTGTTTGGCTTTTTCGGTATCGCAGCGGCAGAGCCCGTAATTCCAAAGCTAAATATTGGCATCGAAGCGGCAAACAGTCCCCAGGATGTTTCTGTGAGCCTGCAAATCCTTCTAATCCTTACGGTTCTGTCGCTTGCGCCGGCAATGTTAATCATGCTGACGTCGTTTACAAGAATTGTAATCGTTCTCTCGTTTACTAGGAGTGCGCTTGGTACTGCCCAGGTGCCGCCAAACTCAGTACTGATTGGATTAGCGCTTTTCCTTACCTTTTTTACTATGGCTCCAATATTTATCAATATAAACGACGTGGCACTTCAGCCGTACCTGCATAGGGAAATAAGCTTCGATGAGGCACTTGACCGCGCGTCCTCGCCAATAAGGGATTTCATGTTCGCTCAGGTAAGAGAGAAAGATATCGCACTTTTTGTAAATCTTGCGCGTATTGAGCAGCCGAATAGTGAATCTGATGTGCCAATGTATGTGCTTATTCCTGCATTCTTAATTAGCGAACTATATAAGGCTTTCAGCATTGGATTTATGATCTTCATCCCATTCTTGGTCATAGACATGGTTATTGCAGTAACCCTGATGTCTATGGGCATGATGATGCTTCCGCCCGTGGTAATCTCACTTCCTTTTAAAATTTTGCTTTTTGTGCTTGTAGATGGTTGGCACTTAATCGCTCAATCGCTCACAATGAGCTTTCATTGA
- the fliQ gene encoding flagellar biosynthesis protein FliQ, producing the protein MTDSNVLSIAQHALTLAVAISAPILGAGLVVGLVVSIFQAATQIHEMTITFIPKILAVAAALTACGPWMVRQVVDFTTVLFQSIPTMVR; encoded by the coding sequence ATGACTGATTCAAACGTTCTGAGTATTGCACAGCATGCATTAACTTTGGCGGTTGCCATATCTGCGCCAATCTTAGGTGCTGGATTGGTAGTGGGCTTGGTAGTAAGCATTTTCCAGGCAGCCACACAAATTCATGAAATGACAATAACGTTTATACCAAAAATTCTGGCAGTTGCTGCTGCCTTGACTGCTTGTGGACCGTGGATGGTGCGGCAGGTTGTGGATTTCACTACTGTTTTGTTTCAAAGCATACCAACAATGGTGAGATAG
- the fliR gene encoding flagellar biosynthetic protein FliR has translation MDLASFSIERLEAFILILSRTAGIFAITPLFGSNQVPLQIRIAMAVGLAIVFVPLYRLNGVLASDALQMALLIGKETLVGLVIGFVATLVLTTVQIAGEFVDMQSGFSFASMVDPVNGTHTAVVARLHYLIAGLLFFVTNAHHVMIQGLADSFSLVPIGQLVINSAVANGVMDLFVHLFMVAIRIAMPVLSAVFLADISLALIARAVPQMNVLIVGFPLKIGVGLVGILVALPVIMASAQGLFGDIYSQTGSILRLFVGQ, from the coding sequence ATGGACCTAGCATCGTTTAGCATTGAGAGGCTTGAAGCGTTTATATTGATTCTGTCGCGCACGGCGGGGATATTTGCCATAACGCCGCTGTTTGGCTCAAATCAGGTGCCTTTACAGATACGTATCGCAATGGCGGTGGGACTTGCAATTGTGTTTGTGCCTCTCTACCGGCTTAACGGAGTGCTAGCATCCGATGCCCTTCAAATGGCGTTGCTTATTGGGAAAGAGACATTAGTTGGATTAGTAATCGGATTCGTAGCTACGTTGGTTCTAACGACTGTTCAAATAGCAGGTGAATTTGTAGATATGCAGTCAGGATTTAGCTTTGCAAGCATGGTTGACCCTGTTAATGGAACGCATACTGCCGTGGTAGCAAGACTTCATTATTTGATTGCAGGCCTTTTGTTTTTTGTGACTAACGCCCACCATGTGATGATTCAAGGCCTTGCAGACAGCTTTAGTCTGGTTCCAATTGGCCAATTAGTCATAAATTCGGCTGTAGCTAACGGAGTTATGGATTTGTTTGTCCATTTATTTATGGTTGCGATTCGTATTGCCATGCCAGTCCTTAGCGCTGTTTTTCTTGCTGATATATCATTGGCGCTAATTGCTCGGGCTGTTCCCCAGATGAATGTGCTCATAGTGGGTTTCCCCTTGAAGATTGGGGTTGGCCTTGTTGGCATTCTTGTTGCTTTGCCGGTCATAATGGCTTCTGCTCAGGGATTATTTGGTGATATATACAGTCAGACGGGGAGTATTCTCCGCCTGTTTGTTGGTCAATAG
- the flhB gene encoding flagellar biosynthesis protein FlhB yields the protein MASQDRTEPATPRRREEARQEGKVAKSMDVNSVVVLLAGILLLKVAGPYMLRGLMAIATDAFSHLHSSEVTMGNVGTYLASYGVRGALICLPLAIGLGAVGIASNVMQVGLKVTPKVLNPDLNRLNLVQGIARLFSWRCGVEIIKLVAKVSIVAWVVYAFLKNQYPLLVNLAAMPPVSGFLLVGSLCWQLVLRAWIVMVAIAIFDFIYQRFQFEQSMKMTKQEVKDEYRRSEGDPYIKARIRQRQREIARGRMFLDVARADVVITNPVHLAVALRYDSDEMAAPTVVAKGQRLIAEKIKAIAEAHCVPIIENPPVARLLYKTVEVGQQIPESLYQAVAEILAYVYRMSERTGNRHAAA from the coding sequence ATGGCTTCACAAGACAGGACCGAACCTGCAACCCCGCGAAGGCGGGAGGAAGCAAGGCAGGAGGGCAAAGTTGCCAAAAGCATGGACGTCAATTCTGTTGTTGTCCTGCTTGCTGGGATTCTCCTCCTCAAAGTTGCCGGGCCATATATGCTAAGAGGATTGATGGCAATTGCCACGGATGCATTTTCTCATTTGCATTCTAGCGAAGTAACGATGGGCAATGTTGGAACATACTTAGCGTCATATGGAGTTCGCGGAGCGCTTATCTGTCTTCCTTTGGCGATTGGGTTAGGTGCAGTAGGCATAGCGTCTAATGTTATGCAAGTCGGCTTAAAAGTTACACCAAAGGTGCTAAATCCCGATTTGAATAGGCTCAATCTGGTGCAGGGGATTGCAAGGTTGTTTTCATGGCGCTGCGGTGTAGAAATCATAAAGCTAGTGGCTAAAGTAAGCATTGTTGCTTGGGTGGTTTATGCTTTTTTAAAAAACCAATATCCCTTGCTTGTAAATTTGGCGGCTATGCCTCCTGTCAGCGGTTTTCTTCTTGTAGGGAGCCTCTGCTGGCAGCTTGTTTTACGAGCATGGATTGTTATGGTGGCTATAGCAATTTTCGATTTTATCTATCAGCGCTTTCAATTCGAACAAAGCATGAAGATGACCAAACAAGAGGTTAAGGATGAGTACCGGCGTTCGGAAGGAGACCCTTACATAAAAGCAAGGATTAGACAGCGCCAAAGGGAGATAGCTCGTGGAAGAATGTTCCTTGATGTTGCGAGGGCAGATGTAGTGATTACCAACCCAGTTCACCTGGCAGTGGCACTAAGATACGACTCGGATGAGATGGCTGCGCCAACCGTTGTTGCCAAAGGCCAGCGGCTCATTGCTGAGAAGATCAAGGCTATCGCCGAAGCACATTGCGTTCCAATAATTGAAAACCCGCCGGTCGCAAGGTTGCTATATAAGACTGTCGAAGTTGGTCAGCAGATACCTGAAAGCTTGTATCAAGCAGTTGCTGAGATTCTAGCTTATGTATATAGAATGAGCGAGAGAACTGGTAACAGGCACGCGGCTGCCTAA
- the flhA gene encoding flagellar biosynthesis protein FlhA, which yields MATVIAPRKPLGLQTITKYSDYLVAFTAVIVVGMLIMPIPAWLLDVLLTLNIAMAMTVLLATIYTPQPLEFASFPSMLLVTTLFRLALNISATRLVLLSGSAGALISAFGTVVVGGNYVVGVVIFIILVIIQFIVITNGTGRVAEVAARFTLDAMPGKQMAIDADLNAGIIDEEEAQARRKAVAREADFYGAMDGASKFVRGDALAAVVMIIINILGGIMIGVLQRHMNFITALQNYTLLTIGVGLVTQIPSLLVSTATGLMVTKVSSESNLGSELTSQMLGQPKAVWITSGICAILALIPGLPKMPFILAGLFGIGLAFLIKGQAQPRTEEQKEIKTPKPPESMTDLLAVDPIEVELGYGLIPLADPKQGGDLLDRITAVRRQAALELGLLVPAIRVRDNMQLKPNAYSVKLRGIEIGTGEVYSGQLLAMNPGTATAELQGIETVEPAFGLPAIWISELQQTEAEMAGYTVVDPLTVMITHLSELIKKHAAEILTRQDTQTLIDTVKEKSPAVVEELVPNLLGIGDIQKVLQNLLSERVSIRDLGVILEALADGARLTKDTDLLTEYVRQALCRQISKQYQSPEGYIHVITLDPAVEQILAEGIRQTDTGYQLVLEPRIAQRILEETRNQAERMAALGYQPVILCSPRVRIHFRRLIERMAPTLAVLSFNELSPGTKLETQGMVSLANESSYAVK from the coding sequence ATGGCAACAGTTATAGCACCTCGGAAGCCATTAGGGCTTCAAACAATAACCAAATATAGCGATTATCTCGTTGCTTTTACTGCTGTCATCGTCGTGGGGATGTTGATAATGCCAATTCCTGCGTGGTTGCTCGACGTCCTCCTAACACTAAATATTGCAATGGCGATGACCGTTTTGCTGGCAACAATCTATACCCCACAGCCGCTTGAGTTTGCTTCTTTTCCGTCTATGCTTTTGGTTACTACGCTTTTCCGACTTGCCCTTAACATTTCAGCAACAAGACTAGTACTCCTTAGCGGTTCTGCTGGAGCACTCATTTCGGCATTTGGTACGGTTGTTGTCGGCGGTAACTACGTTGTCGGTGTCGTAATTTTTATTATTCTTGTAATTATCCAATTCATAGTCATAACCAACGGCACAGGTCGAGTTGCTGAGGTTGCCGCAAGGTTTACGCTAGATGCAATGCCAGGGAAGCAAATGGCTATTGATGCGGACCTCAATGCAGGCATTATTGATGAAGAGGAAGCTCAAGCCCGCCGAAAAGCGGTAGCACGAGAGGCTGACTTTTATGGTGCCATGGATGGTGCAAGCAAGTTTGTTCGCGGCGATGCTCTTGCCGCGGTTGTCATGATTATAATCAACATCCTTGGCGGAATCATGATTGGCGTACTTCAACGGCATATGAACTTTATAACCGCTCTCCAAAACTATACGCTGTTGACAATTGGTGTGGGTCTTGTTACGCAAATACCTTCTTTGCTAGTGTCGACTGCGACGGGCTTAATGGTTACAAAGGTATCATCAGAAAGCAATTTGGGTAGCGAATTAACTTCGCAAATGCTTGGCCAGCCAAAAGCAGTTTGGATTACATCGGGAATATGCGCAATACTCGCATTAATTCCCGGACTTCCAAAAATGCCATTTATTCTTGCTGGTCTATTTGGAATTGGGCTGGCATTCTTAATCAAGGGGCAAGCGCAACCTCGTACTGAGGAGCAGAAGGAAATCAAAACTCCCAAGCCTCCTGAATCCATGACCGATTTGCTTGCGGTTGATCCTATTGAGGTTGAGCTAGGATATGGTCTAATACCGCTAGCTGATCCAAAGCAAGGTGGCGACCTCCTAGATAGAATTACTGCAGTACGAAGGCAGGCAGCGCTCGAACTTGGTCTTCTTGTTCCTGCAATTAGAGTTAGAGATAATATGCAGCTTAAACCGAACGCTTACTCAGTTAAGCTTCGCGGTATCGAGATTGGCACAGGCGAAGTATATTCGGGCCAGTTGTTAGCTATGAACCCAGGGACGGCGACTGCTGAGCTCCAAGGTATAGAAACTGTTGAACCTGCCTTCGGACTTCCGGCGATTTGGATCTCTGAACTCCAACAGACAGAAGCTGAGATGGCCGGCTATACGGTTGTTGATCCACTAACCGTTATGATTACACACCTAAGTGAACTTATTAAGAAACATGCAGCAGAAATTTTAACGCGACAAGACACGCAGACGCTAATAGATACTGTTAAGGAGAAGTCACCTGCAGTAGTTGAAGAACTTGTTCCAAATCTTCTTGGCATCGGTGACATCCAGAAGGTCCTCCAAAACTTGCTATCAGAGCGGGTTTCAATCCGAGATCTGGGTGTCATTTTAGAAGCGCTAGCCGATGGCGCACGGCTTACAAAAGATACCGACTTGTTGACTGAGTATGTGCGCCAGGCTCTATGCAGGCAAATTAGCAAACAATATCAGTCACCAGAAGGCTATATTCATGTAATTACCCTTGACCCGGCTGTCGAACAGATACTTGCAGAAGGTATTCGGCAGACGGATACGGGTTACCAATTGGTTCTGGAGCCCCGAATTGCTCAGCGAATTCTTGAGGAGACTCGGAACCAAGCAGAGCGAATGGCAGCATTAGGATATCAACCTGTCATACTCTGCTCGCCTAGGGTGAGGATTCACTTTAGGCGGCTTATTGAACGAATGGCTCCAACGCTAGCTGTTTTGTCGTTCAATGAGCTAAGTCCAGGTACCAAGCTTGAAACACAGGGAATGGTGAGCCTGGCAAATGAAAGTTCTTATGCAGTAAAGTGA